TCGTAGCCGTCCTCGCCGGTGTAGCCCGAGCGCGACACAAAGCAGTCGCAGCCGAACAGCATCAGCCGCGCGCATTCCATGAAGCCCATCTCGGCCAGCACCGGCTCGTGAGCGGCCATGACCTCGGCGGCTTCCGGCCCCTGGATCGCCAGCAGCGCGCGGTTGTCGAGGCGCATCAGGAAGGCCGAGCCCTCCAGATTGTTCTTCAGGTATTCGAAGTCGGCTTCCTTGTTGCCGGCGTTGACCACGACGAACAGGCCGTCGTGGTCCGGGCGGCCGGCCATCAGGTCGTCCATGATGCCGCCGTCCTGGTTCAGCAGCAGCGAATACTTCTGCTTGCCGGTCTTCAGCGCCTGGTAGTCGCCTGGCACGAACCGCTCGAACTGCTCAAACGCGTCCTTGCCGGTGATGCGGCACTGGCCCATGTGCGAGACGTCGAACAGGCCGGCGTGTTCGCGCGTCCAGCGGTGCTCGGCCAGCACGCCCTCGTACTGGATGGGCATGTCATAGCCGCTGAAGGCCGCCATGCGGGCGCCGAGCGCCTTGTGCGCGGCATGCAGCGGCGTGGTCTTCAGGGCGTCGGCGGCCTGTTCAGCCATGGGGTGGAGCCTTTCGCGGTCGCGTCTCGGGGCGGTCGCCCGCCGGTTCTCGCGCCCCCGCTGTCCTGAAGCCTGAGAGATTCCGACCGCTGGTGCGGCCTTGCTCCGTCGGCGCGCCCGAACTGGGCGACTTTCCAGCGTCCGTGTGCTTCGCGGTCCGTTTGCCTGAGCGTTTCCGGGGCGGTTGCGCCTTCGGCGTCGGGTCGGCGAACCGCCCGATCTCTCCCGCGAGAGCGCGCGACCTTAGCGCCCGACTCTTGTTCGAAGTCAAGCGGAGCGGAACAAGGCCGCGCACCGGGGATTGCTTTCGGCACGGCTGTCACTCCCCCTATCCGATAGACGAGGAAACCATGTCCATCATCGACAAGATTTTCGGCGACTCCGGCAAGCAGCGCACCCATCCCGCCAAGCCAGACGCGCCGATGCAAAAGGTGCTGGACGCGCTGGCCGGCCTGAATCCCGAGCCGATCGAGACGCTGAGCCCGCAAGAGGCGCGTCTGCAGCCCACGCCCGCCGACGCCGTCAAGACGCTGCTGGGCTCCAGCCGCGAGAGCGAAGATCCGACGCTGGGCGTCCTGACCCAGGACATCACCATTCCTGGCGCCGAGGGGGCGCTGCAGGCGCGGGTCTATCGACCCAAGAGCGATGATGCCGACATCAAGCCGGTGGTGCTGTATTTCCATGGCGGCGGCTTCGTGATCGCCGACCTCGACGTCTACGATTCCGGACCGCGCAGCATCGCCCGCTTCGCCGATTGCGTGGTGGTATCGGTTCACTATCGCCAGGCGCCTGAGCACAAGTTCCCGGCCGCCCACGACGACGCCGTGGCCGCCTGGCGCTGGATCGTCGACAACGCCGCCTCGCTGAAGGGCGACCCCGACAGGATCGCCATCATGGGCGAAAGCGCCGGCGGCAACCTGGCCTGCGCCACCGCCATCGCCGCGCGCGACCAGGGCCTGCAGGCGCCCTGCCACATGGTGCTGGTCTATCCGATCGCCGGCGCCGACATGCAGACGCCGTCCTATATCGAGAACGCGACGGCCAAGCCGTTGAACAAGCCGATGATGGAATGGTTCGTGAAGCATACCTTTGACGATCCGTCCCAGACCGCCGACCCTCGGATCAACCTGGTGGAGGCGGACCTGATCGGCCTGCCTGGCGCCACCGTGATCTGCGCCGAGATCGATCCGCTGCGGACCGACGGCGAACTGCTGGCCGAGCGTCTGGAGCAGGCCGGCGTGGAGGTGCGGCAAAAGACCTTCCATGGCTCCACGCACGAGTTCTTCGGCATGGGCCTGGTGGTGCCGGACGCCGCCGCCGCCGAGACCCTCGCCGCGCACGAGCTGAAGCGCGCCTTCGGCACGGCCATCCTGCCGATCTGACTGCACGCCGCCGCCGGGCTTGCCCCCGGCGGCCTCGCCCGCCAAGAACGGCGCACACCGCCTCATGGAGCGCCGCCGATGACCGCCCACGTCCGCCTGAACGACCACATCGGCGCGCTGGATACGCCGGAGGGCCTGCCGGCCGTGCTGGCGGTGCTGGGCGAAACCTGCGCCGCGATCAGCCGCACGGTCGCGGGCGGGGCCCTGGTCGGGGCGCTGGGCGCCTCGGGCCAGGTGAACGTCCAGGACGAGGAACAGAAGAAGCTCGACGTCATCACCAACGACATGCTGCGCGAGGCGCTGGCGGCCTGCGCCCCCGTGTTCGGCGTCGCCTCTGAAGAGCTGGATACGGTCGAGCCGACCGGCCGCACCGGCGACCACGGCTATCTGGTGCTGTTCGATCCGCTGGACGGCTCGTCCAACATCGACATCAACGCGCCGGTGGGCACCATCTTCTCGGTGTTGCCGGCGTCGTCCGGACAGATCGATGAAGCCGCCTTTCTCCAGCCGGGCCGGAATCAGGTCGCGGCCGGCTACGCCCTCTACGGCGCGCAGTCCATGCTGGTGCTGACGACGGGGCAGGGCGTGGCCGCCTTCACCCTGGACGTCGACGGCCAGTGGCTGCGCACCGGCGAGGATCTCGCCATTCCGGCCGACACGCGGGAGTTCGCCATCAACATGTCGAACCAGCGGCACTGGGCCGAGCCGGTGCGCCGCTACATCGAAGGCTGCCTGGAGGGCAAGGACGGCCCGCGCGGCAAGGACTTCAACATGCGCTGGGTCGCGGCCATGGTGGCGGACGTGCACCGCATCCTGATGCGTGGCGGCGTCTTCCTCTATCCCTGGGACGCGCGCGAGCCGGACCGCGCGGGCAAGCTGAGGCTGATGTACGAAGGCAACCCGATGGCCCTGCTGATCGAACAGGCGGGCGGCAAGGCGACCACCGACGGCAAGCAGCCCATTCTGGACGTCCGGCCGACCGAACTGCATCAACGCATCGCCGTGGCGCTGGGCTCGGCCAAGGAGATCGACGCCTTCGCGGAAGCTTGAGACCCTGACCGCGTCATCCTTGGGCTTGACCCGAGGATCGGACGGTCAGCGAACTGTGCGCCTGCCCGTTCGCACTCGCGGCGGACAATCTGGCCCTCGGGTCAAGCCCGAGGGTGACGGTGGCAGGGCGGGGGAACGTCAGCCCGCCGCGCGAGCGTAGGCTTCCACCTCCGCGATCCTGGCCGTCTTGTCCGCTTCGCTCAGGAACGACCCCTCGAAGCTGTTCTTCGCCATCTGCGTCAGCTGCTGGCGTGTCAGCCCGACCGCGTGCGCCAGTTCGCGGTAGTTGTCGTTCACATAGCCGCCGAAATAGGCCGGGTCGTCCGAGTTCAGGGTGACGTGCAGCCCCTGCCTCAGCATCTCGGGCACGGGGTGGTCCTTCAGGTCATCGACCACGCACAGCTTCAGGTTCGACAACGGGCACACTGTCAGCGTCATGCGCTCGGCCGCCAGACGCTGCACTAGGGCCTCGTCCTCCATGGAGCGGTTGCCGTGGTCCATGCGGTCGATGTGCAACAGGTCCAGCGCCTCGTGCACATAGGCGGGCGGCCCTTCCTCGCCGGCATGGGCGACGCGCTTCAGGCCCAGGGTGCCCGCACGCTCGAACACGCGCTGGAACTTGGACGGCGGATGGCCGACCTCCGACGAATCCAGCCCAACGCCCGCGATCCGGTCCAGCCACGGCTCGGCCGCCTCCAGCGTCGCAAACGCCGCCGCCTCGTCCAGGTGGCGCAGGAAGCACAGGATCAGCCGGGAGGTGACGCCCAGCTCCGCCTCCGCCCGCGCCATGCCCGCCAGCAGCCCCTCGATCACCTCCGCCATCGCCACGCCGCGGTCCGTATGGGTCTGGGGATCGAAAAAGATTTCCGCGTGCCGCACAGTGTCCGCCGCCGCCCGCTGGAAATAGGCGAAGGCCAGGTCCTCGAAGTCGCGCCGCGTCAGCAGCACCGCCGCGCCGGCGTAATAGATGTCCAGGAAGTCCTGCAGGTTCGAGAAGTCATAGGCCGCCCGCACCGCCTCGACGCTGTCGAACGGAATCTCCACCCCGTTGCGCCGCGCCAGCTCGAACATCAGCTCGGGCTCCAGCGAACCCTCGATGTGCAGATGCAGCTCCGCCTTCGGCAGGCCGGCGATGAAGGCGTCGATGTCGGCCCCGATGTCGATGCTCATACGTCGTTCTCCTGAGCATAATCGCCCAGACTCATGATTTTGACGCCCGTCGCATCCGACGCTCGCACCGTGGCGATGAGCTTCCTATCCGCGGTCAGGAGAGCGGCGTCCAGTTGTTCGGCGTGGGCTACGTAGAAGCAATCATAGGCTGGATGGTCAAAAGCGACCGAAAGCTGGACTGCGCGACTGAACAGCCTTCGGCAAGGCTCGACATAAAGGTTCATCGTCTCGATCAACTCAACGGCCTGGATCGCCTGCTCGTGAGTGATGTCGCCCATCCGGCGTCGCTTCCAGATGATGTTGGCGCATTCGGGAAAGATCAGATCGGGCGCCGACCAAGACTGCGCGCGCAGTGCCGCTACGGCGATAGGACTGTCGGGTTCATGCAAGGCGACCTTGATCGCCACGCTCGCATCCACCACGATCAACGGAAATCTCTGTCTTCGCGGATCAAAATCTCGGAAGGGGTGGTGAGCTTGCCCTTCGTGGCCTCTCGTAGGGCTGCGGCGCGGCGTTCCCACTCCGCGTCCAAGCGAGGCTTCAAGGCGCTGCGAAGAATTTCACGGTGCTCCGCCTCGGCCGAGCGATTGTTCTGGCGAGCACGCTTCTTCAGGGCGACGGCGAGGTCATCCTCGACATTACGGACATGGAGGCTAACCGGCATCTTCGATCTCCTGGTGCTATCAAATATAGCACGCGAAGATGCCGGGTGCTACATCCGCTCCGGCGTCTCGATGCCCAGAAGGTCCAACGCGGTCTCCAGCTGGCGCAACGCCGCGGCCGATAGCGTCAGCCGCGATCCACGCGTCGCCTCGTCCGGCGCGGCCAGGACCGGGCAGGCGGCGTAGAACTTCGAGAACGACTGGGCGATGCGATAGGCGTGCTCGGCCAGCAGGTGAGGCATGCGCTTGTCGTAGGCGTCGGCTACGGCGGACGAGAAGGCGTCCAGCGTCAGGGCGAGGTCACGCTCGGCTGGGTCGGCGATCATGATCGGGCCGGGCGCCGCGCCCTGGTCCTCGGCCTTGCGCAGCAGGGATTTGATCCGAACCGCCTGGTACAGCAGATACGGGCCCGTCTTGCCCTCGAAACTGGTGAAGCGGTCCAGGTCGAAGACGTAGCTGGTGGTGCGCGCGTTCGACAGGTCGGCGAACTTCAGGGCCGCGATGGCGACCTTGTGGGCGATGGCTTCGAACTCGTCGGACGGCAGGTCGTCGCCCAACCTGGCTTCCTGCAGCCGCTCGCGCGCCTTGTCGGTCGCCATGTCGATCAGGTCGCGCAGCTTCAGCACCCCGCCGGCGCGCGTCTTGAACGGCTTGCCGTCCGCACCGTTCATGGTGCCGAAGCCGAGGTGCTCCAGCGAGCCTTCCGGGGCATAGCCGACCAGATAGGCGGCGCGGAACACCTGCTGGAAATGCTCCGCCTGGCGCTCGTCGACGACGTACAGGACCAGGTCGGGGCCGATGGCCTGCTTCCGGTCCAGAATGGTCGCCAGGTCGGTCGTGCCGTACATGGCCGAGCCTTCCGAGCTGATGACCAGGAGCGGCGGCGGGCTGGGCGCCTCGATCACCGAGCCGTCCGGCAGCTTCTTCTTGCGGGTCTCGCCGGGTTTGGCGACGTGGACCACCTGGGCGCCGTCGTCCTCGACCAGCAGGCCCGTGTCGCGCAGGTGCGCGATCATCTGGTCCATCAGGGGATGGGCGTCGCTTTCGCCGTTCCACAGATCGAAATCGACCGACAGGGCGGCGTATTCCCGTTCCAGCGCCTCGCGGCTGACGATCACGAAATGGCGCCACAGGGCGCGATAGCCGGCGCGGCCGGACTGAAGCTCGGCCGTCGCCCTGCGCGCGCGGTCGCGGAACGCCGGGTCTTCCTTGGCGCGTCCGGCCGCCAGCGGATACAGCCGGTCCAGGTCGGCCAGCGTGACGGGGCTGTCCTCGGGGAAAGGACCGTCGCCTTCGGCCATGAAGGCGTCGGCCCCTGGAAGATTCTGGCCCTCGTCGCCGCAGGCGACGATCAGCAGGCCCATCTGGAAGCCCCAGTCGCCGAAATGGGCGTCGCCCGTCACCTTGTCGCCCCGGAAACGGAAGATGCGCTTCAGGCTTTCGCCGATGATGGCGCTGCGCAGGTGGCCGACGTGCATGGGCTTGGCGACGTTCGGACCGCCGTAGTCGATCACCACCTGGCGCGGAGAAGCGACGATGGCCGCGCCCGCATGATCCGCATCGGCCGCGATCTCTTGGGCCCGAGCGGATAGGGCGTCGTCCGCCACCTTCAGGTTGATGAAGCCGGGGCCGGCGACCTCGACCGACAGCAGGCGTGCATCGTCCTTCAGCCGCTCGGCCACGCGCGCGGCCAAGTCGCGGGGATTGGCCTTGAGCGCCTTGGCGGCCGCCAGCGCGCCATTGGACTGGAAGTCGGCCAGGTCCGGGCGGTCGGACGGGGTCACGGCGGCGCGCGCTGCATCCACGCCTTCGGCGGCGAAGGCGGCGGCGACCGCTTCGCTGAGGGTCGTCTTGAGGTCGGTCATCTTATTGCGCGGGCGGGGTCGCGGCGGGGGCTTCGGCCGCCGGGGCCTGCGCGCCGGCGTTGACGCGGAAGCGGCTGCCCGAGCGGTTGAACTCGGCCATCTGCGGCGTGATCTCGAAGCCGACCAGGACCTCGAAGTTGCCGCCGCTGGTGGTGGCCTCCGCGCGCGGAATGACGATGGTGCGCTCTTCGGTCACCGTGGCGGTGCGCTGGCCGTCGAAGTTCACGGGCAGGTCGAAATATTCCTTGGCCAGCACGGCCTTGTTCCGCTCGGTCACCGCGACCCAGTAGCGATAGGTCTTCTGCCCGTCGGTCGCCTGAGCGCCGCGGCCCAGGTTGAACAGGATGTTCATGTCCAGCCGGATCGGGTCTTCGCCGCGATAGGTGCAGTCGGCGTTCAGCCCCTCGATCTCGCCGGTGTAGCCCACGGCGCTGACGGCCGCGCGGTTGTCTTCCAGCTCCACATAGCGGGCGGCGTCGTACAGCACCTTGACGAAGGGGCAGGGGCCGGCGTTGGCGCGACGGCTGAGCGGCGCGATGCGCGGAGCGCGGGACTGGCCGCTCCGTTCCTCCTGCTGAGCGCCGGCGCTTTGTTCACGCTGCTGGCGGTTGGACGACTGCGCCTCGGCCGCGGCGGGAAGCATCGCCGCCGTCAGGGCCGCGGCGATCATGAGATGGGAGACGCGACGCATCAGGCAGGGTTCCGATCGTGGGGCAGGGAGGACGACGGCGTCGTTCTTAGAGGCCCGGCAGCTTGAAGCCGCCGCTGCGGCGCGGGGTGATGGCGATGCCCTGTTGACCGCCGGTCAGGGCCTGCAGGCGCGCCGCCTCGCTGGCCGGGTCGATGGTCACCGCGCCCTCGGCGGTCTGGCTGACGGTGGGCGCTTGCGTCGCCGCATCGTCCTTGCGCCAGAACAGGATGCGGTTGGCGAAGCTTTCTTCCTTGTGCGCCAGGTCGCCGAACTCGTCATCGACGACGTAGCGCGCCAGCGGGTCCGCGTTCTCGCCACCGGCTTGCGCCACCAGGGCCTGTTCGCCCGGCGTGCGGGTCACGGCCTGGCGCTGGCCCAGCAGGATCTGACGGGCGGCGCTCTCGGGGGCCAGCTCCTGCGGGCGCGGCTGGCCGGGCGACGGCGGACGCAGGCCGTATTCCGGGGGCACGCTGAGCGGCGCGGTCGAAACGGTCAGGAACTCGTCGGGCGTGACGCGGCCGAGGCCGGCGCGATCACGCAGGGTCCCGCAGGCGCCCAACGCAAGCGTGGAGGCGGCGAGGGTCAGGACGGCGACGCTTCGGATACGCATGGGTCAGCTCAGGCTTTGCAGGCGCCGTGCGAGGGGCGCGAAGATGGGCGTAGTGAAGAGCGGGTGATTACGACTTTTCGGGGGCCACGCCAACCTTGGCCGCCCGCTCGGACAGGATGCTGTCCAGGATCAGCAGGACGACGCCGATCGTGATGGCGCTGTCGGCGATGTTGAACACCCAGGGAAACACGCCGGTGCCCGAGAAATCGACGAAATCGACCACATAGCCGAAGCGGATCCGGTCGATGACGTTGCCGATCGCGCCGCCCATGACCAGGCCGATCGCGGCGATCAGCAGCTTGCGGTCCGCCTTCAGCGCCCAGACGCCCAGCGCGCCGGACACGACGATCGAGAAGACGCTCAGCACCCAGCGCGCTTCGCCGCCGCCGAACAGGCCAAACGACACGCCCCGGTTCTCGACCCACGAGAAGTTCAGGATCGGCGGCAGGACGGGGACGCGGCCGACCTCCTGCAGCGACAGGCCGCCGATGATCCAGGCCTTGCTCAGCTGGTCCAGCACGATGATCGCAAGAGCGAGCGCGAAGGCGACATAGGCGGTGCGGCGGACGGTCATGCGATCTCGGCTTGGCCTTGGGGCGGCGGATGGGCGCGCTTAGCAGGAAGCGGAGGCAAGCTCCAACCCCAAGCGGCCGCGGCGGCATGAGGCGATCAGAACAGGCTGCCCTGGCCGGGCGCCGGCGGCT
The genomic region above belongs to Brevundimonas sp. PAMC22021 and contains:
- the gcvT gene encoding glycine cleavage system aminomethyltransferase GcvT: MAEQAADALKTTPLHAAHKALGARMAAFSGYDMPIQYEGVLAEHRWTREHAGLFDVSHMGQCRITGKDAFEQFERFVPGDYQALKTGKQKYSLLLNQDGGIMDDLMAGRPDHDGLFVVVNAGNKEADFEYLKNNLEGSAFLMRLDNRALLAIQGPEAAEVMAAHEPVLAEMGFMECARLMLFGCDCFVSRSGYTGEDGYEISVPAEEAGRIWNTLLEDARVKPIGLGARDSLRMEAGLPLHGHDIDAFTSPVEAALGFALSKSRREAANFNGAERVARDIADGPARVRVGLHVKEGAPAREGAEVADADGQVIGKVTSGGPSPTLGRNIAMAYVPARLAELGTELKVIVRGKPAAAEVVAMPFVAQRYYRKPKA
- a CDS encoding alpha/beta hydrolase — translated: MSIIDKIFGDSGKQRTHPAKPDAPMQKVLDALAGLNPEPIETLSPQEARLQPTPADAVKTLLGSSRESEDPTLGVLTQDITIPGAEGALQARVYRPKSDDADIKPVVLYFHGGGFVIADLDVYDSGPRSIARFADCVVVSVHYRQAPEHKFPAAHDDAVAAWRWIVDNAASLKGDPDRIAIMGESAGGNLACATAIAARDQGLQAPCHMVLVYPIAGADMQTPSYIENATAKPLNKPMMEWFVKHTFDDPSQTADPRINLVEADLIGLPGATVICAEIDPLRTDGELLAERLEQAGVEVRQKTFHGSTHEFFGMGLVVPDAAAAETLAAHELKRAFGTAILPI
- a CDS encoding class 1 fructose-bisphosphatase yields the protein MTAHVRLNDHIGALDTPEGLPAVLAVLGETCAAISRTVAGGALVGALGASGQVNVQDEEQKKLDVITNDMLREALAACAPVFGVASEELDTVEPTGRTGDHGYLVLFDPLDGSSNIDINAPVGTIFSVLPASSGQIDEAAFLQPGRNQVAAGYALYGAQSMLVLTTGQGVAAFTLDVDGQWLRTGEDLAIPADTREFAINMSNQRHWAEPVRRYIEGCLEGKDGPRGKDFNMRWVAAMVADVHRILMRGGVFLYPWDAREPDRAGKLRLMYEGNPMALLIEQAGGKATTDGKQPILDVRPTELHQRIAVALGSAKEIDAFAEA
- a CDS encoding adenosine deaminase → MSIDIGADIDAFIAGLPKAELHLHIEGSLEPELMFELARRNGVEIPFDSVEAVRAAYDFSNLQDFLDIYYAGAAVLLTRRDFEDLAFAYFQRAAADTVRHAEIFFDPQTHTDRGVAMAEVIEGLLAGMARAEAELGVTSRLILCFLRHLDEAAAFATLEAAEPWLDRIAGVGLDSSEVGHPPSKFQRVFERAGTLGLKRVAHAGEEGPPAYVHEALDLLHIDRMDHGNRSMEDEALVQRLAAERMTLTVCPLSNLKLCVVDDLKDHPVPEMLRQGLHVTLNSDDPAYFGGYVNDNYRELAHAVGLTRQQLTQMAKNSFEGSFLSEADKTARIAEVEAYARAAG
- a CDS encoding type II toxin-antitoxin system VapC family toxin gives rise to the protein MVDASVAIKVALHEPDSPIAVAALRAQSWSAPDLIFPECANIIWKRRRMGDITHEQAIQAVELIETMNLYVEPCRRLFSRAVQLSVAFDHPAYDCFYVAHAEQLDAALLTADRKLIATVRASDATGVKIMSLGDYAQENDV
- the argS gene encoding arginine--tRNA ligase; its protein translation is MTDLKTTLSEAVAAAFAAEGVDAARAAVTPSDRPDLADFQSNGALAAAKALKANPRDLAARVAERLKDDARLLSVEVAGPGFINLKVADDALSARAQEIAADADHAGAAIVASPRQVVIDYGGPNVAKPMHVGHLRSAIIGESLKRIFRFRGDKVTGDAHFGDWGFQMGLLIVACGDEGQNLPGADAFMAEGDGPFPEDSPVTLADLDRLYPLAAGRAKEDPAFRDRARRATAELQSGRAGYRALWRHFVIVSREALEREYAALSVDFDLWNGESDAHPLMDQMIAHLRDTGLLVEDDGAQVVHVAKPGETRKKKLPDGSVIEAPSPPPLLVISSEGSAMYGTTDLATILDRKQAIGPDLVLYVVDERQAEHFQQVFRAAYLVGYAPEGSLEHLGFGTMNGADGKPFKTRAGGVLKLRDLIDMATDKARERLQEARLGDDLPSDEFEAIAHKVAIAALKFADLSNARTTSYVFDLDRFTSFEGKTGPYLLYQAVRIKSLLRKAEDQGAAPGPIMIADPAERDLALTLDAFSSAVADAYDKRMPHLLAEHAYRIAQSFSKFYAACPVLAAPDEATRGSRLTLSAAALRQLETALDLLGIETPERM
- a CDS encoding Tat pathway signal sequence domain protein; translation: MRRVSHLMIAAALTAAMLPAAAEAQSSNRQQREQSAGAQQEERSGQSRAPRIAPLSRRANAGPCPFVKVLYDAARYVELEDNRAAVSAVGYTGEIEGLNADCTYRGEDPIRLDMNILFNLGRGAQATDGQKTYRYWVAVTERNKAVLAKEYFDLPVNFDGQRTATVTEERTIVIPRAEATTSGGNFEVLVGFEITPQMAEFNRSGSRFRVNAGAQAPAAEAPAATPPAQ
- a CDS encoding DUF3035 domain-containing protein, which encodes MRIRSVAVLTLAASTLALGACGTLRDRAGLGRVTPDEFLTVSTAPLSVPPEYGLRPPSPGQPRPQELAPESAARQILLGQRQAVTRTPGEQALVAQAGGENADPLARYVVDDEFGDLAHKEESFANRILFWRKDDAATQAPTVSQTAEGAVTIDPASEAARLQALTGGQQGIAITPRRSGGFKLPGL
- the lspA gene encoding signal peptidase II: MTVRRTAYVAFALALAIIVLDQLSKAWIIGGLSLQEVGRVPVLPPILNFSWVENRGVSFGLFGGGEARWVLSVFSIVVSGALGVWALKADRKLLIAAIGLVMGGAIGNVIDRIRFGYVVDFVDFSGTGVFPWVFNIADSAITIGVVLLILDSILSERAAKVGVAPEKS